The DNA region tgttcacaagcaaaaaattaataaattaattaacaaaatatacaaatatatttcttatattatatttttttagagaaataatatgtgaatgattaaattaaataaataaatatttaagtaatttctTTTAGAAGAGTATGATtatgttttgaattaaatattatttttaatattaattatatttatttatatatatatatatatatattttagaataaaaataagggaaaattaataaatcaataacaaaattatataaatatatatattatattatatttgttttagagaaataataaaagaatgaataaattaaataaataattatttaaataatttgttaagtaGGTTTATGACtactttgaattaaatattatttttaatataaattatattttagtgtaatgagtgaatattttaattcataggGTCAATGATGAGGAGTTAAGTTAAAGATGGGTAGAGAATTTAGTAGAAGGTGATTATGACTGATTAACACATAATTCTGTTTATTTCTTTATCGTTtgtttagttaaatttttttagagtaataacaagtgaaaattaataaatcaactaaaaaaatatataaatatatattttaaaaaaatatatattataatatattttttagattaataataggtgaatgaataaattaaataaataattattaaattaatttgttgagTGAGATATAACtctgaatcaaatattatttttagtataaattatattttagtataataagtgaatattttaatttacattgtGAATAAAGGAGTTAAAGATTGGCAAAGAATATTGTTGAAGATGATTATGACCTACTaatacataattcaaaatattcatttttttttgtcgttattttatttaatttaatattttgtgttagcttgtttatttatatatttttttagcctaattgtttatatattatatatatatatatatatatatatatataaatatattttttagagtaataataagaaaaaattaataaatcaattaacaaaaaatatatatatatatatatatatttaaaaacatatattatattttaatttaaattgttaatatagaGGAGTTAAAGATTGGCCGaatacataattcaaaatattcatttattttatcgtttgcttatttatttatagattttctCGTTGGTAGTATTTAGAGAATGTTGTGAAAGAGTGATTatgaaaatgtttattttttttgtcgttagcttatttatttatatatttttttttagcttaaatatttatattatatatatatatatatatattttgtttatctattagtatatttttagaataataataagaaaaataataataaattaactaacaaaatatatatatatatatatatatatatttaaaactatatattatattatattttttagagaaataataagtgaattaataaattaaataaattttcctaAAGCAAGTGGAGTATCTCCGCCGTAAAAGCaagaagtataaattatatttaagtgtaatgagtgaatattttaattcacatGAACACTAGAAGAGATATGAAGGAAATGTTGTGGAAGGGTCAACTTTTTCTGACCAGTTAAcccatattaaaaaaaattatgaacgactaacacataattgaaaaaaaaaatatttgtctttatcttatttatttatatattttgtcgttaacttgtttatttaaatattaattagcttattcatatatatatatatatatatatatatatatatatatatatatatatatatatattgtcgctagtttatctatttaatatattatttagagtaataataatcgaaaattaataaattaattaacaaaacatataaagagaaatgattaggtgagggaatttgatgaggaaatttggtgagggaatgacttttcataatattatttgctgaaaaaatcaaataatttctatcttttctatctttactctcacttttacattttccaaaccaatgaaggtgatgtcaagtcattccctcaccaaattccctctctctatcactcctaatatataaatatatgttttagaatatatattatattatatttttagagaaataattttgcaaaataaataaactacataaataattatttaagtaattttttgaaattaaatattacttttagtATGAATTATGAGGAGCTAaagatatgaaaataataaagaaactaAAAGATATGAAAATGATAAAGGAGCTAAAAGATATGAAGAGAACGTTGTGGAAGGGTGATTATGACCGACcaacacataattcaaaatgtttatatattttttcttagtttgtttatttatatatatttttagattatttatttatatattttgttgttagcttattttatatatatatatatatatatatatatatatatatatatatatatattttgtttctccttagtttatttatttataaatttttttcctTAAGTTAtctatttacatatattttttagagtaatacaatggaaaattaataaatcaacttacaaaatatataaatatatatattcttaaaaaataataagagaatgaataaattaaataaataattgtgtaagTAATTTGTTGAGTAGAGTATGATtatgttttgaatcaaatattatttttagtataaattatattttagtgtaatgattaaatattttaattaagtatatataattaattattatttattttagtttaaacaatttttataattgtggTAATTTTTAAGCCTTAGTTTCCTTTGTTAAGAGTCTAATGTAACTCACTATAGTTCTTATTGAATAACAGTCTAGCATTTTCTCTATTCTttacatttggtatcagagccaagttTGAGAGTGAGAGTTTTTGAGAGGTAGCAACCTGAGATCTCAAACACAGCAAAATGAGTGAAGATAAAACACTTACCAAAATTCCACATTTTGATGGTCACTATGATCATTGGAGCGAACTCATGGAAAACCCGTTGCGGACAAAAGGTCTATGGAGTATAGTGGaatgcggttttgaagaaccaACGGAAAGAACTCTACTCACAGATGCACAACAGGGACTATTGGATAATGCCAGAACCAAAGATCACCAAGTAAAACATTATCTCTTTCAAGCAATAGATAGAACTGTTTTCGAGCAAATTTTGGATCGTCGCACGTACAAGGTGGTGTGGGATTCACTGAAGAAGAAATTTGGAGGAAATGAAAAAGTGAAGAAGTCATTGAGAAATTCTCTAAGAAGAGATTTTGAAATTCTATAGATGAAGAAAGGAGAAAGCATTAGTGATTACTTTGCATCAGTAATGGTAATTGCAAACAAGTTGCGCAACAACGGGGATGACATGCCGGATTCTAAGATCGTGGAGAAAATCTTGCGCTTTGACTGAGCAATTCACATGTGTGGTAGTGTCCATCGAAGAATCCAAGGACATAGATAACATATTCATTGATGAACTACAAAGCTCACTGGTGATTACGAGCAGAAGTTCAATCGCGTTCACGAGGAAGATGATGACCAAGCTCTCAAGGTGGAAGAAAGAGCAAGGTATGGAAGGGGCAGAGGCAGAGGACCATCTCGAGGCCGTGGTCGAGGTAGAGGAAGATATAATGTGGATAAAGACACTATTGAGTGTTTTAAGTGTCAAAATTTGGGACACTATCAATTTGAGTGTTCTAAGTGGAACAAAGAAGCAAATTATGTTGAACTGGAAGAGGATGAACTTTTATTGATGGCTTATGTGGATGATTTTGAGAGAAAAAGGAGAGACGTTTGGTTCATTGATTCAGGGTGCTCAAACCATATGTGCAGTGACAAAGATATGTTTTCAAGCTTGGACTTGACATTCTCCCATTCAGTCAAGCTTGGAAACAACATCAGAATGCAAGTAAGTGGCAAAGGAGTTGTTAAATTAGAGCTAGGAAGCGTTGTATATGGCATAGGAGATGTCTACTTCATACCAGATCTCAAGAAATATCTATTGAGCATTGGTCAACTGCAAGAGAAGAGATTAACAGTGTTGTTTCAAGGAAAACTATGCAACATCTATCACCCACAAAGATGTTTGATTGCACAGACTGAGAAGAGTGCAAACATGATGTTCACCATTATGTCAGAATCACCAAGGGTTAATAATGTGCAGCAAGAAAGAAGCAAAGAAGTGAATTGTTTTCATACAAATGGAGATGATCTATCTAAGCTTTGGCATTAACGATTTGGTCACCTCAATTACAAAGGTCTGCACACACTTCAGTACAAAGAGATGGTACATGGTCTTCCAAAGTTCTCGGCTTCAACTAATGTGTGTGGATTGTCTAAATGGAAAACAGACAAGAAGTGCAATCCCGAAGCATGTCTCTTGGAGAGAAACTTAGCCGTTGGAGCTCGTTTACTCAGACATCTGTGGCCCTATAACTCCTGCATCCAACAGTGGAAAGAGGTATTTTCTAAGATTTATCGACGATTTCAACAGAAAGGGATGggtttattttttagaaaaaaatcagaagcCCTAGAATGTTTCAAAATGTTCAAGATTTTGGTTGAAAAGGAAGCAGGGAAGCCACTCAAGTCTCTAAGAACTGATAGGGGCGGTGAATACACCTCCattgtttttgatgatttttgcAATGAGAACGGGATTCGTAGGCAACTAACAAATGACTacacacctcaacaaaatggcgtCGTCGAGAGGAAGAATCGAACAGTAATGAATATGGTGCGAGCATTACTTTCAGCAAAGAAAATTCCAAAATCTTTCGGGCCAGAAGCAGTCAACTAGACTTTTCATGTACTGAACCGTTGTCCTACTTTAGCAGTAAAAGACGTCACCCCTCATGAAGCTTGGAGTGGAGTCAAGCCTCACGTGGAGCACTTCAAAATCTGGGGATGTATAACTCATGCTCACGTTCCTAAAGTCAATAGTGGTAAACTGGATAATAAAAGTTCAGTTTGTATTTTCTTAGGAGTAAGTGAGAATACTAAAGCCTATAGACTTCTGAATGTTGAAACTAACAAAATTATTCTGAGTCGAGATGTGGTGTTTGAAGAAAGTGAGCAGTGGGAGTGGGGAAAAGAATTCGACACACTTGTGGGTGCTGATCTAGAATGGGGTGATAAAACACAAAATGAGGGAGGTGATGGTAACATGGAAAGTGAAGATAAGTTTGAGGGTGGTAATGAAACGGCAGAAAATACAGAAGAGGATAATGAGGAAAAGCCACAAATTCAAGAGAAAGAGTCGGATAATGAGGAAGAGCCACAAGTTCAAGAGGAAGAATCACAAGTTTCAGGGAGAGTAAGAAGACCTCCTGCTTGGATGAATGATTTTGTAAGTGGAGACACTTTGTCAGATGATGACAACATTAATATGGTGCAAGATATGGGTCCTGAAGATCCAATTCATTTTCAAGATGTAGTGAAAGAGCAAAAATGGAGGCAAGCAATGGACAATAAAATCAGCTTCATTGAGAAGAAAAACACTTGGACTCTCACAAAGATACCAAAAGGCGCCAAGAATATTGGAGTCAAATGGGTTTTAAGACAAAGCGAGACAAAATGGGAAGATCATAAAACACAAAGCTCGCATAGTAGCTAAGGGTTACTCTTAGAAACAAGGCATCGACTATTCTGAGGTTTTTGCTCTAGTGGCTCGGTTAGATACAGTCAGAATGGTAATAGCATCAGCAGCTCATAAAGGATGGAAAATTTACAAGCTTGATGTAAAGTCAGCGTTTCTGCACGACGACCTGACCTAACAAGTGTTTGTTGATCAACCTAAAGGCTATGAGAAGAAAGGAAGTGAAGAACTGGtgtatcaaaactcatttcATTAAGGAGGGATTTCATGGCTGCCAAAGTGAACAAACCCTCTTCACCAAAAGAAACAAAGAAGGTAAAGTTATCATTATCAGCATTTATGTCGGTGATTTAATTTTCACTGGTGATGATGAGTCCTTGATGATGGAGTTTAAAGCATCAATGATGAGGGAATTCGACATGACAGATTTGTGATGTATGAGTTATTTATTGGGTATTGAAGTTTTACAAAAGAAAGAAGGAATATTTATCTGTCAAAGAAGGTATGCAAAAGAAGTTATGTGTGGATTTGACTTACTACAAACAAATAGTAGGAAGTCTTATGTACAAAAGAAGTTCTGTGGATGCGACTTACTACAAACAAATAGTAGGAAGTCTTATGTACCTCACCTCCACGAGACTTGATCTAATGTATGTTACAAGTTTGCTAAACAGTTAAATGGCTAAGCCTACTATGCTTCATCTGTAAATTGCAAAAAGGGTTCTTAGATAcctaaaaaaacaatgaatctGAGAATTTTCTACAAGAAAGGGGAAAGGGAGTCAACAATTTTCTACTCAGTTTAGGAGCTGTAGGTAGCTTGGAGTTACTCCAAAGAAACAACCTATTGTGATACTATGTGACAATCCATGCTTCGAATGAATGTAGATATGACCAATGAAAAAAGAACCAAATATAATGGTCATCATTGTATCGAATAATTGTTTAACAGGTTGTGAAAGCccaataaagagaaaattaacATAAACAGGAGAACAAGTAACCAGATGCACTTGAAACAACATTTGAAATACAAACACAAAGTACCAACAACCTATTTCATTAGATGCTCTCTATTGTTGGTCAGCCTGATGTTGGTGACTTGGATTCCATGGCATAAAGGCCACAGGCTGACCTCCATACACCGGACCTTGATCAACCGGTTTTCCCATAATCACCCCAGGAGGACCAACGGGCTGCTGCTGAGACGGAACATAGTAGTAAGGCATCGAGTCTGCTGCGGTGGGGTCCACCACCGTAGGATAGGTAGTCTTAGTCACACCAAGTTCCTCCTCCTTCAGTTCATCTCTATGAATAACATCAACCAAAAAGTCAAAAACATCAGTCCTCGATATGGCAGCAGAGATATCGTTCTTCTGCAGAGTCCTTCTCTTGTTCTCTTCAGTCTGTTGCCACGACTGCAGAGTCAGCTCCTGTATGAACATCTCGCACGCCTTTGCGAATATAACAGGAGCCTCAGCAGAGATCATTCTCACATCCTTGTCAGACTTCATTATCTTCTTTATACGGGCCAGTGGGAGGCTGTGGTTCTTGAAATCCACAGTCTGTTCGATCTCTTGCGTTTGGTTTTCCCAGAAAGCTTGAAGCTGTTGATGCTGCTGTTGTTGTTGATGCTGTTGCTGATGCTGATGCTGGTGATGGAACTGTTGGGCTTGCTGGTATGCTAGCTGGTGCTGCGGGTTAGCGAAACCGGCTTGAGGTTGAACTGGACCAGATGGATacggctgggaagaagaaccgtAATCCCCCATTTGATTTGCTGGTGCTCCAGCATGCTGTTGCTGACTTGGGTCCGATTGATCCATATCAAATATATGCTCTGCACAGAtctaaaaggaaaaataaaatgaagagaaaattaACATAAACAGGAGATCAAGTAACCAGATGCCACTTGAAACAACATTTGAAATACGAATACATTCGGTTTAGAACATTAAATGCCTCTTTACAGTCAAAATTTTGGTTCAAACTAAACACAATCAATAAATCTAAGCCTAGATTTGTTGCTTGCTTCCATGTATACAATATGAAATGAATGGAATATATGTATAGAAACAATGAAGAAATGTGAAACCTTGAGCAAAGAAACAAacccttttaaaaaaatgatcaataataaaatgatataactAAAAGTAATGTGTTTTCTTGTTTATAACGAAAgatttcattttgtatgagaATGTGCTAATTTGAACAAAACCCAGCTTCAAGAAAGCAGATCTATAGTTCATAGTCACACGCGAATCGCTACAATCAACAAAATCAATGTCGACTCCAAACAGAAAACTAATCTGCAGACTGCAGACCACATCCACATGCATGTATAAATGTCACAAGATAAAATCCAGataagaagaaaagaacagTAAAGGATTGATATATAAGAGCCCTAACtatgaaatcaaaatcaaaatcaaaatcaagaagATGAAATCAATCAAACTTACAGaagaaatcaaaaaaaaaaaaaaaaactggcATGCAATAGAATTGAAATACAGAGACGACAGAAAGAGAAAGAGGGAATTGTGAGTGACTTACCCTGTAAGTAGTACTTGGAAGTGAATGGATGTGAAGAAAAGCTTGAAGGGAAGAgagtatatatttatagttgaaaatggGTGAAACGAGGGCTTCATGCAAAGGGGTTTAGGGAAGGAGAGAAATCGTGGGTCCAGTTTTTATTAAGATGCCTCCGACGCGTGTCAAGTTTTTGAAGTGGTGGTGGGTGGTGGTTGCGGTTCTGTATGGTTCAATTCAAACCCCATCAGAAACAAACCTTTTACGCCAACAGctttgtttcatttctttcttttttttattcaaaattaaaacatttccattttatttactttttaatatcagtttaaatattaaaatattattattttatttttataaaaaattattataataattaaacaaaacccACAAACACAATATTTTTGCTACCAATATCCAGCCTGAAGCCGCCGTCCTCGTCATcataacatgaaaaaaaaaaattttaaaaaaagaaaaaaaaaggggtttctttttcttttttttaatttatttttacaatttaatgaatgaattaattaaagttaaaatataaaaagatttatatatactttttttttaaaatttaattaaaaacttaaataattcaCCGGTCAAACAAGATATCTTGAAAGGAtgaaatcttaaaattttttaatatatactttattattatatattaatacttttactaaaaatatcaaattttataaatcatatttaatcaatctttttttttaaattatatattatttaattaggttagAAGTTATTAgaatcattttaagtttaaggAACTATTATAGTTCCAaacttgatttttatttcattagatgATTCTCTATGTGTATCTTTATTCTCTATTAGTTGGTACTCATTATctaaatatgtattaaattttggatattgatttttttttattattaaattataaataactttaaaaccaatgatatcaaaataaatatatataagttacatacataaaagtgttagaattgaagactaaattaaagaaaataattattaaaaaatattaataatgctgaaaataaagattaataagtgaaaaataacatttttttattaaaaattgtgaaaataataatactgagaaaatattttggtttacctatgaaattggaaaaaagtataataaatagattaataatataagagctaaagatttaataatatcaCCATAGAAATAGGAGAACACGTGGTCTTTTCTCTTTCGTTCACATAAAAATGATTATGACAGACtaacacataattcaaaatatttattattttgtttctctTTCGTTCACATAAAAATGATTATGACAGACtaacacataattcaaaatatttattattttgtttcgtttgcttatttatatattttatcgttACTATGCAGAGAATGTTGTGAAAGGGTGAGTATGACCGACTAACAcatcattcaaaatatatttttttgtcgttatcttatttatttatatattatgtttatagtttgtttatttatatatttttttagtttatttatttatatattttttcgttAGTTTattcgtatatatatatatttatatatttatggttagtttatttatttatatattttgtagagtaataacaagttaaaacaaaaatatataaatatatattttaaaatatatattatattataatttttttttagagaaataataggtgaatacataattattttaacatagtataattagtataattatgttttaatttaatattacttttagtataaattatatttaagtgtaatgagtgaatattttaatttagatatatatataaaatgatgtttaatttttaaagtgtctagagttgtgattaatttggatatatattgtGAAGATAAATGGATACTtcttcaacctaacaaaacaagtacaacaatttcctttaaccaactagactaacaaaattttatgttttatatttcaacacaaataacaacactttatattttaaattttaacacaaatctatatatatctaatgatgcctcctaatttaattaaggtaatttctctttcctaatttaattaaggtaatttctctctcctaatttaattaaggtaatttctctctcctaatttaattatcttaattatttttcctttCATAATTTAACTCCTACCctctcttttttaataaaattttgttttctattattattattattattattattatattatttaaaaaattatctatattaatattaattcaatatataaacaattttgttATAAACACACCTAccttcataaattttatatttttatatatacatatataacctatataaatatataaacaatttttttttttataaatgtacttagaatcataattttatatttatttgttaccttatatatatattatattatttttcattaataattttatgtatttcatacattttttctctcatatatatatatttattaatacttttactaaaaatatcaaattttataaatcatatttaatcaatctttttttttaaaattatatattatttaattaggttataagttattagaatcattttaagtttaaggAACTATTATAGTCCCAaacttgatttttatttcattagatgGTTCTCTATGTGTATCTTTATTCTCTATTAGTTGGTACtcattatctaaatatttattaaattttggatattgatttttttttattattaaattataaataactttaaaaccaatgatatcaaaataaatatatataagttacaTACATACTTATATTgtagtaattaaaataacaaaagtgTTAGAATTGAAGACTaaattagagaaaataattattaaaaaatattaataatgttgaaaataaagattaataagTGAGAAatagcatttttttttattaaaaattgtgaaaataataatagtgagaaaatattttagtttaccgatgaaattgaataaaagtataataaatagattaataatataagagctaaagatttaaaaattttaCCTTAAAAATAGGGGAACACGTGgtcttttctctttctattttgTTTCGTttgcttatttatatattttatcgttAGGATGTAGAGAATGTTGtgaaatagtatttatatattttatcgttAGTAGACAAATAATGTTGTGAaaggtatttatatattttaagtcaGTATGCAGTACACAGAGAATGTTGTGAAAGGGTGAGTATGACTGACTAACACATAATtcgaaataattattttttttgtcgttatcttatttatttatatattctgtttatagtttgtttatttatatattttgtcgttagcttattcatatatatatttatttatagttagtttatctatttatatattttgtagagtaataacaaattataacaaatatatataaatatatattttaaaatatatattatattatattttttagagaaataataagtgaatgaatatattaaataaataattattttggcatagtataattatgttttaatctaatattacttttagtataaattatatttaagtgtaacgagtaaatattttaattaatatatatatatatatatatatgtatatatatatatatatatatatatatatatttaaaatgtctagagtttgtgattaatttgtatatatatgtaaagGTAATAGATACTTTcgacaacctaacaaaaacaagtataaccattccttttaaccaactagactaataacaatttatgttttatatttcaacacaaataaaaacactttatattttaaattttaacacaaatctatatatatctaatgacgcgtcataatttaattaaggtaatttctctctcctaatttaatgaaggtaatttctctttcctaatttaattaaaataatttctgtcttctaatttaattaaggtaatttctctctcctaatttaattaatgtaatttctctctcataatttaattatcttaattatttttcctttcctaatttaattcatactctcttttttaattaaattttggtttctattattattattattatatatatatatatatataatatttcattaccatatattatctaaaaattatctatattaatattaattcaagatataaataattttgttataaacacACCTACCttcataaattttatgttttatatttcaacacaaataacaacactttatattttaaattttaacacaaatctatatatatctaatgatgcctcctaatttaattaaggtaatttctctttcctaatttaattaaggtaatttctctctcctaatttaattaaggtaatttctctctcataatttaattatcttaattatttttcctttCATAATTTAACTCCTACTCTCtcttttgtaataaaattttgttttc from Impatiens glandulifera chromosome 5, dImpGla2.1, whole genome shotgun sequence includes:
- the LOC124940316 gene encoding nuclear transcription factor Y subunit C-2-like, with amino-acid sequence MDQSDPSQQQHAGAPANQMGDYGSSSQPYPSGPVQPQAGFANPQHQLAYQQAQQFHHQHQHQQQHQQQQQHQQLQAFWENQTQEIEQTVDFKNHSLPLARIKKIMKSDKDVRMISAEAPVIFAKACEMFIQELTLQSWQQTEENKRRTLQKNDISAAISRTDVFDFLVDVIHRDELKEEELGVTKTTYPTVVDPTAADSMPYYYVPSQQQPVGPPGVIMGKPVDQGPVYGGQPVAFMPWNPSHQHQADQQ
- the LOC124938999 gene encoding uncharacterized protein LOC124938999, whose translation is MSEDKTLTKIPHFDGHYDHWSELMENPLRTKGLWSIVECGFEEPTERTLLTDAQQGLLDNARTKDHQVKHYLFQAIDRTVFEQILDRRTYKVVWDSLKKKFGGNEKMKKGESISDYFASVMVIANKLRNNGDDMPDSKILTGDYEQKFNRVHEEDDDQALKVEERARYGRGRGRGPSRGRGRGRGRYNVDKDTIECFKCQNLGHYQFECSKWNKEANYVELEEDELLLMAYVDDFERKRRDVWFIDSGCSNHMCSDKDMFSSLDLTFSHSVKLGNNIRMQVSGKGVVKLELGSVVYGIGDVYFIPDLKKYLLSIGQLQEKRLTVLFQGKLCNIYHPQRCLIAQTEKSANMMFTIMSESPRVNNVQQERSKEVNCFHTNGDDLSKLWH